Proteins encoded in a region of the bacterium genome:
- the pstA gene encoding phosphate ABC transporter permease PstA: protein MKLNPKHTQKAAVAVLGSATLLTLTALVFIIVFVLQKGLPVLSWGFLTGAPQDMGRAGGIFPAIAGSAALTVLSVLLAAPLGVGTAVYLTEYTRESRLTAVIRFGADCLAGIPSIIFGLFGFILFVTILKMGWSLLAGGLTLALMILPTIIRTTEEAIKAVPLSYREVSYSLGATRWQTVYKVILPNALPGILTGVMLGVGRALGETAAVIFTAGSSLRMPSSIFDSVRTMAVHFYLLAREGISAENAYGTAAALIIAVLSVNLLAYWMMNRMIAKRT, encoded by the coding sequence ATGAAGCTGAATCCCAAACATACCCAGAAGGCGGCGGTGGCGGTGCTGGGATCGGCCACCCTGCTGACCCTGACCGCCCTGGTGTTCATCATCGTCTTCGTGCTTCAGAAGGGCCTGCCGGTCTTAAGCTGGGGCTTTCTGACCGGGGCGCCCCAGGACATGGGCCGGGCCGGGGGTATTTTCCCGGCCATAGCCGGCTCGGCGGCATTGACCGTGCTCTCCGTTCTCCTGGCCGCGCCTCTGGGCGTGGGCACCGCGGTCTACCTGACCGAATACACCCGGGAGTCGCGCCTGACCGCGGTCATCCGCTTCGGGGCCGACTGCCTGGCCGGCATTCCCTCCATCATCTTCGGCCTGTTCGGCTTCATACTTTTCGTGACCATCTTAAAGATGGGCTGGTCGCTGCTGGCCGGGGGACTGACCCTGGCCCTGATGATCCTGCCCACCATCATCCGGACCACCGAGGAGGCCATCAAGGCGGTGCCGCTTTCCTACCGCGAGGTCAGCTATTCGCTGGGGGCCACCCGCTGGCAGACGGTATACAAGGTGATTCTGCCCAATGCCCTGCCCGGGATCCTGACCGGCGTGATGCTGGGGGTGGGCAGAGCTTTGGGCGAGACGGCGGCCGTCATCTTCACCGCCGGGTCATCGCTCCGGATGCCGTCCTCGATCTTCGATTCGGTCCGGACCATGGCGGTGCACTTCTACCTGCTGGCCCGGGAGGGCATCTCGGCCGAGAATGCCTACGGTACGGCGGCGGCCCTGATCATAGCGGTGCTTTCGGTGAACCTGCTGGCCTACTGGATGATGAACCGGATGATAGCCAAAAGAACATAA
- a CDS encoding phosphate ABC transporter ATP-binding protein: protein MPVKISINNFSVHSGPDPLLQDIDLEIQGNQILGVIGPSGSGKTTFLRALNRMNELQPGFTTKGRILMDGEDIYGRDYDAVSLRKKVGMVFAMPVPLPMSIHENIIYGPKLSAGRGWKHDEALVESSLKSAFLWDEVKDRLKSPALRLSGGQQQRLCLARTLALEPEVILLDEPCSGLDPVSTAKIEEALTILKERYTVILVTNNTKQAARVADRTSFFLMGKLVEEGATPQIFTAPKDKRTSDYITGRFG, encoded by the coding sequence ATGCCAGTCAAAATATCAATAAATAATTTTTCGGTCCATTCCGGGCCGGATCCATTGCTTCAGGACATTGACCTGGAGATACAGGGCAATCAGATACTGGGCGTGATCGGGCCGTCCGGCTCCGGCAAGACCACCTTTCTCCGCGCCCTGAACCGGATGAACGAACTGCAGCCAGGCTTTACCACCAAGGGCCGGATACTGATGGACGGGGAGGACATCTACGGCAGGGATTATGACGCCGTCAGCCTGCGCAAAAAAGTGGGGATGGTGTTTGCCATGCCGGTGCCGCTGCCCATGAGCATCCATGAGAACATAATCTACGGCCCCAAACTTTCGGCCGGCCGGGGATGGAAGCATGACGAGGCGCTGGTGGAGAGTTCCTTGAAATCCGCCTTTTTATGGGACGAGGTCAAGGACCGCTTGAAGTCCCCGGCCTTAAGGCTTTCCGGAGGCCAGCAGCAGAGGCTGTGCCTGGCCAGGACCCTGGCCCTGGAGCCGGAGGTGATCCTTTTGGACGAGCCCTGTTCCGGGCTGGACCCGGTCTCCACCGCCAAGATCGAGGAGGCGTTGACGATCTTAAAGGAAAGATATACCGTGATCCTGGTCACCAACAACACCAAGCAGGCGGCCCGGGTGGCCGACCGCACGTCATTCTTCCTGATGGGGAAACTGGTGGAGGAGGGGGCCACCCCGCAGATATTCACCGCGCCGAAAGACAAGCGGACCAGCGACTACATCACCGGAAGATTCGGTTGA